TTCTCGTCCTGCGAAAGCTGATTTTCAAGATATTCTATAAGATAACGGCGGTTTCTTATATCGGTCAGCGGATCGGTATTTACAGCAAGCGTAAGCTCCTCGCCCATTTCGCTGAGCTGTTTTGCCTGACGTTCAAATTGTACTATCACTATTGCGACCGCAACCATTATGCCTATAAACGCTATTACAAACGAAAACAGCGTGTCAAGCTCCATATTGTCATTAGCCATATTCAGATGGGGGAATTTGCTTCTGACAACAAATGCGGCTATATCTGCAACGAACACCGCCGCTCCCATTATAACTCTGTGCACCGGCTTCATAAAAGTAATAATTCCGATTTCCGCAACAAGCATATACACTGCCGTGCTTGCGCCGTATGAAATATACAACATCGGAAACTCGACAAACCCAAGCACAAGGAGTATTATAAACGTAGCGACATAGGTTCTTCCGGTAAAGAAACCGACCAGTGACGATACTATAATTACAAGTGCGCAAGCCGCACAGAATAAGGTCTGCGGGGTAAATCCGAATATCACTGCATTTGCGGTAAATCCCGCTATATTCGATATACAGCCGGTTAATGCCAGTACGATGAACAGCTTGTCACGAAGCTCTGAATTCACAGTATCTGATTTTTTATTCATTGTAAGTGCTCTCTTTCGTTCTTACTTTTCTTTCTGTTTTCTGCCCGTCAATGATGCCGTTTTTCTATATCGGCAAGAATATCGTCTATATCATATCTCTTGTCCTCGTCATCTCTGAATACAAGCGATATATCAGGCTCGGAGCCGCCGTGCGTTACTTCAGCCGTACCCGTTTTTTCCGTCATTTCGGGCAAGGCTTTTTCGTTTTTAACATTTCCGGCTTCAGTTTTCTTTTCCTTTTGCTGCTCTGCTCTGTCCGATTCCATCCTTTTTCTTGCTCCGGCGGAAAAATCCGCTCGGTCTTTTATGTTATCGGCACTTGCCGCTATATTCTTTTTACTGCGCAGATGCTCCGTGAAATCATCCGTTTTACCGTGAGAGCTGTCGGGGACACGATTATGCGGCACTTTTACGTTATCGGATAAAGACGGCATAGCGACCTTTTTCGCATCGGCCTTGCTTGCTTTTGGCGGCTTGTGTTCCTCGCTTTCAGGAGGAACATACACAGGAGCTTCTTCCTGCAACTTGACCGTTTCCACCTGCGGTACCGGACGCTTTGACATAATGAATTTCACTATCTCAAATGCTACTATTGCGATACACGGCAGTATGGCGATAGCCATAACGCCAAACGGCGACATTGCAAAACCGATAACAGCACCCCAGAAATCACTGCAATAGTTAACTCTTGCAACAAGCTGGCTTTGTGATATTGTGATATTTTCTCCGCCTTGAGTTTCAACATCAAAGCTCATAACGCCTTCCTTAAGCGTGGAGGAATTTACCTTCGCAAGCTGTGCTCCGCCGTTTTCATACCGATTATATATTATAAGCTCTCCGTTGTTTACCTCGTCGGGCCACACCTTCTGCGCTATAGCGGCTGTGCCTGCCTTAAGCTGATAGAAATCGTTGTCACGCACTATGTAAACATTATATCCGAAAATATCCGGCGCAGCAGAGCCGCCGAATGAAAACAGCATTGATGTAACTACGAGAAATACTGCAAAAACAATTAGCAGTACGCCGATAACTACACCGATACACCTTGCCACAGATGTTTTTTTTATCAAATTTTCCTCGTTTCCGTCAAAAAAGCTATTGACAACAAATCAAAAATACGATATAATAATATAGTCATTTTGAAACTGTATTCCGAAATATGACCATATATATTTTACCACATCGCCTCGCTCTTTTCAAGTGTTTATTGTGCATTATGCAATGTTTTGACTTGTGAAGCGGACGCTTTCGGAAAACGGAAAATGTGTGTAAATATATCAGAATATCAGAATAAATATGCTTGTGTAGCACAGTTGGTAGTGCAGCTCATTCGTAATGAGCAGGTCGCAGGTTCGAGTCCCGTCACAAGCTCCATAGAAATAACCGCTTAAGCGTATTGCTTAAGCGGTTTTCTTGTATTTTCAATAATTATTATCAAATCTTGAATTTTACTGAAATGCGCTGAAATTTACTATAGTAGGGGTGTCAAAAGGGGTGTCAAGTTAGGAAACTAACTATTATCAAAAAAATCCCCCAACAGAGCCTTTTTGCTCCGCCGGGGGATAACCGTTTATTAAACCTTCTTTAAATCTTTTGCCTTTACCGCCGCAGTGACCTGCCCGCCCTGACCGATGACGATATAGTCCTCTCTGTCACCCGAGCCTGCCTGCATAACCTCGTACACATTCGTGTACACGAACAACGCAAGCGAACCGCCGTTATACGTCTTAGCACCGTAATTCACCTTGACCTTATCGCCTACAGCGAATTTCTGCGTTATCTCGTCACTTTCCGCCTTGTACAGATTCTCTGTATAAAGCCAGCCGGTAGGCACCGAGCCGATGCCTATAAGCGTTTCCTTACCGCTTGCCGACACCTGCTGAACGGTATAGACCGTATCATATACATAAGAATACGGCTCTACTCCGTTCGTAAATCTCGCACCACGCTTCACCCTCACGCTGTCGCCCTTTTTAAACAGATTCACGGGCTTTTCGGGCTTATCACCGCAGTTTTCCTTGTACCACTTAGCCGTTATCGTAGGATAATCCACAAAGCAAATATCCCCGTCAACGTCCTTGCCTGCGATACTGTCAATACCCCACTGCCACATTTTCTGCCCGTAGTCATATCTACTCGGATAATCCGGGCTTTCGGTCCAGTGCGCAAGCCATATATCACGCTTTCCTACAATACGTTCCTTCTGATAGTAGCTTTCAAGCCACGCAGGATTTGCATACACTCCGGAGGGAAGCCCTGCCTTATTCAGCCTGTCGCAGAACTCAAGCGCCATATCGGTTCTTTCCTTGCTTGTGAGTTTGTCGATCTGACGCTGTTCCTCCATGTCGCAGAACACGGGATATGACGGCTTTTCATCGCCTATCACCTTGACGCACGCATTTATCTGCCTGTCAAGCTCCGCTGTGTCTGTCGCTGTAACATACCAGTAACAGCCGAAATCTATACCGAGCTTTCTGCACTGCTCGATATTGCGTCTGAAGTAAGTGTCCTCATCCGTGCGTATGCCGGCACGGATAATTACAAACTTCACACCTGCCGACACAGCCGCCGTAAAATCGAACTGCTCCTGTGCCCTGCTGATGTCAATGCCCTTGATTTTTAACATATTACTTTTCCTCGCTTTCGCTTTTCTCTGTGCTGTCGCCCTTGAGCTTCAGCTGCTTTAACACTTCAAGCATTTTTTTTGGTATCGGTATGCCAAGTCCTGCGGCATTTTCCACAAGCGATATGCCCTCGTTTGCAATAAAAAACATCGTTACTGCTGACTGCAATACCGGTGTACTATTCAGCACATGCGCATCCAGGACGTGTGCAACCCCTACAAGCATTAAAATCAATATTTTCTTGATTATGCCTTTAAAACCGATCTCGCTTGACACGTCTTTTCTGACAATCGCACACGCAACGCCAGATATGTAATCAAGCGCCATGCACACGATCAGAGCGGCAAGCAAGGGCGTAAAATCGCCCCATATCCACCCTATCATGCCGCCGATAGTAGCCACTATTCCGTTGAAAATGCCATTGATTTTTTCCATAACTTTTTTCCTTTCTACCGATTACTCGGCATCTGTTATTTCAATCAGCTCGTTGCTGATCTCTTCCTGCTCTGCCTTCATCTTTGCCTCATACTCATCAATCGCTGTATCAAACCTCGCAATGTCCTCCGCCGTTATCCTGTCACGGCTGTAATGATTGCCAAGCTGCATAGCCGCCCAAGCCCTGTCAAAGCTGCCGCTTTTAACGCCGTTCACAGCGACCTCGACTATCCACTTTCCAAAATCCAACATTATACCTCACCTCCCGATACCGCCACAGCCTCAAGTGCCGCAACCCTTGCTTCAAGGCTTGCGATACGTTCCGTGTCCTCTTCGACCGCAGGCGACCAGTCCGTAGCCTTAGTGCCTTTTTCGAGCTTGATGTTGCAAGCCTCAATCATGCCGTTTTTATCAAGCGCAAGCGCCACGCATTCGAGCTTCGCTATGTCGCTGTCATTTATCGTCCACGTCTTTTTATAGTAGAGCCACTTGTCTTTAACAGTATCGACCCCCACCGTCAGCGACAAGGCATACAGCTTTTTATCATCTGCCGAGCGAAATCGTGCCATTACATACCCGCTTGCGTCAAGCCCGACATCGCTTCTGACCTTTATCCACGCCGACAGAGTGTAGCTTGTGCCGACGTTGAAATCCGTCAGAAAGTGCCGCTTGCTTATGCCGAAATATCTTGCATTTCCGGAATAGCCTGTTCTGGATATTGCAAGGCTGTTACCGGATATTCCTCCCCCGACATTTATCACCGTAGTACCGCTCCAGCCGTTTTTGATGTTCCCCGTGCTGTCATACAGCAGATTTCTGCCGCCGATCTCGACAGCGTTCACTGCCGCAGTAATATCTGCCGCAGTCGCCGCTCCGACCTCGCTTGCCGTATACGCTGGCTTATTCTCGGTTTTCGTCCATTCGGGCATATCCGTAATATCCGACATATTATGCGTATGATTCTTCTCTGCCGCTCCGACTTCTTCCGCTGTATACACAGGCTTGCTTTCAGCTTTTGCCCAGTCCGCTATATCCGTGTTTTTCAGGTATGCCGACAGATTGACCGATATTGTACCGCTGTCCGATACGTTAATGTTATCGCCAATCATCACCCCACCGAGAGTATCGGCAGTAGCTGTAGGAATGACATAGCCGACACCCCCGTCAGCTGTAAACTTTCCCGAAATATGCAGATTACCATCACTGTCAAGCGTTAAGGCATCCCTCAGATTCTTGCTGTCCGCCCCGTTACCGACCGCAAGTAAAATACTCGTGCTGTCGCTCGTCCAGTTGTTTCCGAATCTGACTGCACCGTGTATTTCGGCGCCTAAATAATCCCATCCGGGACTATTCGCTGTCAGATTTCCGGCAAGTATCAGATTACCGCTATAGTCAAGCGTCAGGGCGTCGCTCCTATATTCATGGCTATCGTTTCCCCAGCCGTTACCGACAACAAGTGCCACATCTTCAGCCTTTTTGTTATACTTTCCGAGTGCAAAGACCTCCATCCCCGCAATTGTGTGAGCTCCCGATGCGTGCGAATGCTCTCCCCGTGCTATAGTATAATACCCCTCTGCGTGTGAGTTGCTTCCGCTTGCGATACAGCCTGTGTTTTCAGCATGAGAACAATTTCCCGAAGCGGTCGTTCCACTGCCTTCTGCATGACAGGATAGATTGGATGCTACAGTGTTGCTTCCTTCCGCATGGCTGTACGGAGCGTTAGCTGTAGTCATATACCCTTCGGCATGAGAATAGTACGCTGATGCAACATTGTTTTCGTAGTCGTTGAACACCTCGCAATTTCTGTCGGTATTGGTGAACTTTCCGACACCGCCGGCATTACCGGTAGTAATTTTGTTGTTTATGATTTTCTGCGTATTTCCTGCCGTTGCCTTGTTCAGCACATTAAGCACCTTCAGCTTTTTGTCACCGCAGGCATAGCTTTGCGTATGCTTGCCGTTTGCGTACTCGTCTGTAATCTCGGTTATGACCGTTTCATACTCTACCCCGTCAATGCGGATGGATACCTTCTGCGCAAGCTCAGGTTCGGTTTCGTCGTCCATAAACAGCGGTTCTATCTCAAAATCATCGGATATCACATACTCTTCCGCCGCCTTAAGTGCGTATCTGTCTATCTCGGCTACGCTGTCGGTATCGACATCAAGCACAACTTCTTTACGCTTTACTCCGCTTGCAGTATCATCTGGACGCTTCACGCATTTTATCGTGACATCATCGCCACTACCGACTACGGCATATATAGCGTTTTTATATGCCGATGTTCCGTCCTTGCGTGTGTAGCTCTTGATGTTGTATCTGCTCTCATCTATGATGATAACAGGCTTATCCTCGCTCGATTCCATATGCGGATTGTAGTTGTCACCGTCTTCCGCATTGTCATCTATGATTAGCCGCATATCATAGAAATGCGTTTTGCAGTTTTTTAGCAGATTAAAGATTGCTGTACTGACAGGCTCGAGACGTGTCATATAGCGATCATCCTGTATTCCCGTGAGCGGTGGATCTGCATTAATCTGACTTACAGGCATTGTTATGCTAAACATACCAAATATCTGTCTGTCGCTGTCTGTAGCATTAACAATATTGTAGTTGACTATATCCGAGATACACGCAAATGTCGTGCCACTTGTGACGTAATAGCCGTATGTTCCCTTGTCCTGCTCTTCTTTCGGAAAAAGCGTGACACGAAGTGCAAACAGATATTTCAGATCATATCCTGTGACAGTTATCTTATCATCCTTCTTCTCAATGTCCGTAACATAAAGAAACGTTCCATTTACTATACGCTTTGTCGGGTCGCTTGCTATATATGTCTGACCGAGTTTTTCCCCGACTATCAGCATACGGTCCGGCTGTATACATCCGGCTTCATCGGCGTGTGTAGGTATTGTCATCTCGAAACTGCCGATGTCGTATGCTCTGCGTGTATACTTGAATCTTTCAACATCAGATACGATGCCAACAAGGTTCTGAGAGAATTTCGGCTTCTCTGCCGATAAAAAATCGTATACTCTAACTATCATCAGATACTCCTTACATAATCGAAACGTACCAGCTTTGCTTTTATCGTGCCTGCTGTTGCAATGTTCTTTACTGATAAAGTGTTAGTGCCGGGATAGATATACTGCGATGTTGACTTTATCAGGTCAATACCGGAACGCTGTGAATACGGTATATATACCTTACCGAGAAGTCCCCAGTCGATGTTTATCACATCACTTGCGCTCAGGTATTTTGTCAGCTGAAGTTCTCCGGTTATCGTTTTGCTACCCCGCTGTGGCTCTTTTCCGGTAATACTCATATAGCTGTACGGTATCGCTTTATCTTGACCGCTAAGCGTAATTATAGCTGAATGCGTGTCTGTGCCTGCCATGCTGACAGGCGCCGATATGTAAAGCATAGCCGGCACTTTGTCCTCCGTCTGCGCTGTGAAATTTACCGACTGCGTTTTTCCTGCGCCTGCTGACACCTCCACATCTCCCGCTTTTACACGCCAGAACGGAACATATGACAGGATTGTTATTTTTGCGGTACATAGCACTCCTACCTGCCGTTCTACCGCAGGAAGCTCACTGACAACGCCCTCAATCTGATATGTCTTGCCGGCGCTGTTCGTGTATTTCAGCGTACCTTCAACGCCGCCGGGAAAGTACCGCAGGAGTTTTCTGCGAAGCTCGTACATCGTAGCCGGCTTTCCGCTGCGAGGAAGCAGAGCGATTTCTGCGATGATAGTACGGATATTTGCTTTTGCGCCGTAAAATCCCGCACCGTCAAAGCCTACACGCTCGGAGCTGTCATGCTTATATCCGAGCGCATTTCCCTCAAAGCTAAGCAGGTGAAGCGGTATGTACCCGTCCGCATCGGATGATGTGTTGACATTGTCTATCGTTACTGCCGTGCCGAGAACGGTTGAAAATGTGATTTTCTC
This window of the [Eubacterium] siraeum genome carries:
- a CDS encoding GGDEF domain-containing protein; this translates as MNKKSDTVNSELRDKLFIVLALTGCISNIAGFTANAVIFGFTPQTLFCAACALVIIVSSLVGFFTGRTYVATFIILLVLGFVEFPMLYISYGASTAVYMLVAEIGIITFMKPVHRVIMGAAVFVADIAAFVVRSKFPHLNMANDNMELDTLFSFVIAFIGIMVAVAIVIVQFERQAKQLSEMGEELTLAVNTDPLTDIRNRRYLIEYLENQLSQDEKKKHCAALIDLDLFKSVNDTYGHVFGDNVLKHFANAVKTNIGENDLIARFGGEEFMILFDTDNIEAVMTVMKRIRKSYSEFSEKEKGKEFTFSAGVAVYGSSNSITEIFTTADKRLYKAKAAGRNMIMID
- a CDS encoding glycoside hydrolase family 25 protein, with translation MLKIKGIDISRAQEQFDFTAAVSAGVKFVIIRAGIRTDEDTYFRRNIEQCRKLGIDFGCYWYVTATDTAELDRQINACVKVIGDEKPSYPVFCDMEEQRQIDKLTSKERTDMALEFCDRLNKAGLPSGVYANPAWLESYYQKERIVGKRDIWLAHWTESPDYPSRYDYGQKMWQWGIDSIAGKDVDGDICFVDYPTITAKWYKENCGDKPEKPVNLFKKGDSVRVKRGARFTNGVEPYSYVYDTVYTVQQVSASGKETLIGIGSVPTGWLYTENLYKAESDEITQKFAVGDKVKVNYGAKTYNGGSLALFVYTNVYEVMQAGSGDREDYIVIGQGGQVTAAVKAKDLKKV
- a CDS encoding phage holin family protein; protein product: MEKINGIFNGIVATIGGMIGWIWGDFTPLLAALIVCMALDYISGVACAIVRKDVSSEIGFKGIIKKILILMLVGVAHVLDAHVLNSTPVLQSAVTMFFIANEGISLVENAAGLGIPIPKKMLEVLKQLKLKGDSTEKSESEEK
- a CDS encoding phage tail family protein, translating into MEKITFSTVLGTAVTIDNVNTSSDADGYIPLHLLSFEGNALGYKHDSSERVGFDGAGFYGAKANIRTIIAEIALLPRSGKPATMYELRRKLLRYFPGGVEGTLKYTNSAGKTYQIEGVVSELPAVERQVGVLCTAKITILSYVPFWRVKAGDVEVSAGAGKTQSVNFTAQTEDKVPAMLYISAPVSMAGTDTHSAIITLSGQDKAIPYSYMSITGKEPQRGSKTITGELQLTKYLSASDVINIDWGLLGKVYIPYSQRSGIDLIKSTSQYIYPGTNTLSVKNIATAGTIKAKLVRFDYVRSI